A window of the Cynocephalus volans isolate mCynVol1 chromosome 10, mCynVol1.pri, whole genome shotgun sequence genome harbors these coding sequences:
- the NEUROD2 gene encoding neurogenic differentiation factor 2, which translates to MLTRLFSEPGLLSDVPKFASWGDGDDDEPRSDKGDAPPPPPPAPGPGAPGPARAAKPVPLRGEEVPEATLAEVKEEGELGGEEEEEEEEEEGLDEAEGERPKKRGPKKRKMTKARLERSKLRRQKANARERNRMHDLNAALDNLRKVVPCYSKTQKLSKIETLRLAKNYIWALSEILRSGKRPDLVSYVQTLCKGLSQPTTNLVAGCLQLNSRNFLTEQGADGAGRFHGSGGPFTMHPYPYPCSRLAGAQCQAAGGLGGGAAHALRTHGYCAAYETLYAAAGGGGASPDYNSSEYEGPLSPPLCLNGNFSLKQDSSPDHEKSYHYSMHYSALPGSRPTGHGLVFGSSAVRGGVHSENLLSYDMHLHHDRGPMYEELNAFFHN; encoded by the coding sequence GACGGCGACGACGACGAGCCGAGGAGCGACAAGGGCGacgcgccgccgccgcctccgcctGCTCCCGGGCCGGGGGCTCCGGGGCCCGCCCGGGCCGCCAAGCCCGTCCCCCTCCGTGGAGAAGAGGTGCCAGAGGCCACGTTGGCCGAGGTCAAGGAAGAAGGCGAGCTGGggggcgaggaggaggaggaagaggaggaggaagaagggctAGACGAGGCGGAGGGCGAGCGGCCCAAGAAGCGCGGGCCCAAGAAGCGCAAGATGACCAAGGCGCGTCTGGAGCGCTCCAAGCTGCGGCGGCAGAAGGCAAACGCGCGGGAACGCAACCGCATGCACGACCTGAACGCAGCACTGGACAACCTGCGCAAGGTGGTGCCCTGCTACTCCAAGACGCAGAAGCTGTCCAAGATCGAGACCCTGCGACTAGCCAAGAACTACATTTGGGCTCTCTCGGAGATCCTGCGCTCCGGCAAGCGGCCCGACCTAGTGTCCTACGTGCAGACTCTGTGCAAGGGTCTGTCGCAGCCCACCACCAACCTGGTGGCCGGCTGCCTGCAGCTCAACTCACGCAACTTCCTCACGGAGCAGGGCGCAGACGGCGCTGGCCGCTTCCACGGCTCAGGAGGCCCGTTCACCATGCACCCCTACCCGTACCCGTGCTCGCGCCTGGCGGGCGCACAGTGCCAGGCGGCGGGCGGCCTGGGCGGCGGCGCGGCGCACGCCCTGCGGACCCACGGCTACTGCGCCGCCTACGAGACGCTGTATGCGGCGGCTGGCGGTGGCGGCGCGAGCCCGGACTACAACAGCTCCGAGTACGAGGGCCCGCTCAGCCCCCCGCTCTGTCTCAATGGCAACTTCTCTCTCAAGCAGGACTCGTCGCCCGACCACGAGAAAAGCTACCACTACTCTATGCACTACTCGGCGCTGCCCGGCTCGCGGCCCACGGGCCACGGGCTGGTGTTCGGTTCGTCGGCTGTGCGCGGGGGCGTCCACTCGGAGAATCTCTTGTCTTACGATATGCACCTTCACCACGACCGGGGCCCCATGTACGAGGAGCTCAATGCGTTTTTCCATAACTGA